A genome region from Tolypothrix sp. PCC 7712 includes the following:
- a CDS encoding non-ribosomal peptide synthetase yields MATEIIEGFQLSPQQEHLWLLQQVNQNSAYFVKCSVLIEGNIESTKLVAALQNIVHRHEIFRTTFKYVPGMMIPVQVIANANVRLNQQYNLDSYTSKKQEAKIAEIFQEFHQQNCDFDTDSPLSVSLATLSPSKHILFIGLPALYADTKTLINIVYELSLSYTNSEQLSAEPLQYADFSEWQNELLQSEAAEIGREYWRKQDLSHLFNLELPFEQNITELTEFKPEFFRLKINPSLKDQIAAIAQKYNTSISGFLLTCWSVLLWRLTQQQNLLIGKTFDGRKFAELEAAMGLFAKCLPLTCHLQEQSKFPEILQQISETEDELYKWQEGFSWQLMTSNVNYYPVCFDFVENALKHTNNHISWTIQNHYACIERFKIKLSCVHSYDALFTEFHYDSQCFTAQDIQRSSEQFYTLLESVVKNPEAVISELEILSDRAKHQLIVEFNQTQADYPKNKCIHQLIEQQAQQKPNNIAVEFKNQQLTYSQLNSRANQLAHYLQQIGVKPGTLVGICVERSLDMIVGILGILKAGGAYVPLDPTYPQERLAWILENSQTPVLLTQQLLLENLPTHQAQVICLDSDWEIITSQNQENLTLQITPHHLAYIIYTSGSTGKPKGVQITHQNLVHSTTARINYYQKPVSRFLLLSSFAFDSSVAGIFWTLCCGGTLVLPQEGLQLEIPKLVKLICEHQISHLLSLPSLYALILRQAIQEQLASLQAIIVAGEVCPSELVKLHHKYLPQASLYNEYGPTEATVWSSVYLCQPQELTKIPIGRPITNTQIYILNSQLHPVPIGVAGEIYIGGDGIALGYLNQPELTAQKFITNPFSHQPTARLYKTGDLAQYRADGNIEFLGRIDQQVKIRGYRIELGEIEAALKQHPQVQEVVVVATEENPRLIAYIVSHQQPSPSNSEFRSFLLKKLPEYMLPSTFLMLKSLPVLPNGKVDYKALPKQVQIQLEETFVAPQTELEQMISNIWQEVLQVEKVGINHNFFDLGGHSLLMVQIHTKLRATLNRDISMVELFECPTVSTLAKYLSQQPQEQLAFEPDSDSVAARRQSNQQQRQLRQNHRATMQ; encoded by the coding sequence ATGGCTACAGAAATAATTGAGGGTTTTCAACTTTCACCTCAACAAGAGCATTTATGGTTATTACAGCAAGTAAATCAAAATTCAGCTTATTTTGTTAAGTGTTCTGTTCTCATAGAGGGAAACATCGAGTCAACTAAATTAGTTGCAGCTTTACAAAATATTGTGCATCGTCATGAAATTTTTCGGACTACATTTAAATATGTACCGGGAATGATGATTCCAGTTCAAGTAATTGCTAATGCCAATGTCAGATTAAATCAGCAGTATAATCTAGACAGTTATACTTCTAAGAAACAAGAAGCGAAAATTGCTGAAATTTTTCAGGAATTTCATCAGCAAAACTGCGATTTTGACACAGACTCACCTTTAAGTGTATCCTTAGCGACTTTATCACCGTCAAAACATATATTATTTATTGGTTTACCTGCTCTTTATGCAGATACAAAAACTCTCATAAATATAGTGTATGAACTCAGCCTTTCATACACAAATAGCGAACAATTATCAGCAGAACCACTACAATATGCAGATTTCTCCGAATGGCAGAATGAATTACTGCAATCAGAAGCAGCTGAAATTGGCAGAGAATATTGGCGCAAGCAGGATTTGTCCCATCTTTTTAATTTAGAATTGCCTTTTGAACAGAATATTACTGAATTAACAGAATTTAAACCAGAGTTTTTCAGGTTAAAAATTAATCCTAGTTTAAAAGATCAAATTGCTGCGATCGCACAAAAATACAATACTTCTATTTCTGGATTTTTATTAACTTGTTGGTCAGTTTTACTTTGGCGATTGACTCAACAACAAAATCTGTTAATTGGTAAAACATTTGATGGCAGAAAATTTGCTGAACTAGAAGCAGCGATGGGGTTATTTGCCAAATGCTTACCACTTACTTGTCATTTACAAGAACAATCCAAATTTCCAGAAATATTACAACAAATCAGCGAAACGGAAGATGAGCTTTATAAATGGCAGGAGGGTTTTTCTTGGCAACTGATGACATCAAATGTTAATTATTACCCTGTATGTTTCGATTTTGTAGAAAATGCTCTGAAACATACTAATAATCATATATCTTGGACAATTCAAAATCATTATGCTTGTATAGAGCGATTTAAAATAAAGCTCTCTTGTGTGCATAGTTATGATGCATTATTTACAGAGTTTCATTATGATTCCCAGTGTTTTACTGCACAAGATATACAGCGTTCATCAGAACAATTTTACACCTTGTTAGAAAGCGTAGTAAAAAATCCTGAAGCTGTAATTAGTGAGTTAGAAATTTTAAGCGATCGCGCCAAACACCAACTAATAGTAGAATTTAACCAAACTCAAGCTGATTACCCCAAAAATAAATGTATTCACCAGTTAATTGAACAGCAAGCACAGCAGAAACCTAATAATATTGCTGTAGAGTTCAAAAACCAACAATTAACCTATAGTCAACTCAATAGCCGTGCTAATCAATTAGCACATTACCTACAACAAATTGGCGTAAAACCAGGAACTTTAGTAGGAATATGTGTTGAGCGCAGCCTTGATATGATTGTTGGTATTCTTGGTATACTCAAAGCTGGCGGTGCTTATGTACCTTTAGATCCAACTTACCCTCAAGAAAGATTAGCTTGGATTTTAGAAAATTCCCAAACACCCGTTTTATTAACTCAGCAATTATTACTTGAAAACTTACCAACACATCAAGCACAAGTTATCTGTTTAGATAGTGATTGGGAAATCATTACCAGCCAAAATCAAGAAAATCTCACACTGCAAATTACACCTCATCACTTAGCTTACATTATTTATACTTCTGGCTCTACAGGCAAACCAAAAGGCGTACAAATTACCCATCAAAATCTCGTTCATTCAACAACTGCTCGGATTAATTATTATCAAAAACCTGTCAGCCGCTTTTTATTACTTTCATCCTTTGCTTTTGATAGTTCAGTTGCAGGTATCTTTTGGACGCTTTGCTGTGGAGGAACTTTAGTCTTACCTCAAGAAGGTTTACAGCTAGAAATACCTAAGTTAGTTAAATTAATTTGCGAACATCAGATTTCCCATCTTTTAAGTCTTCCTTCTCTCTATGCTCTGATTTTGCGGCAAGCCATACAAGAACAATTAGCTTCCCTACAGGCTATTATTGTGGCTGGTGAAGTATGCCCAAGTGAGTTAGTAAAACTACATCACAAATATCTTCCTCAAGCGTCTTTATATAACGAATACGGCCCAACAGAAGCAACTGTATGGAGCAGTGTTTATCTTTGTCAGCCTCAAGAATTAACAAAAATTCCCATCGGAAGACCTATTACCAATACTCAAATTTATATTTTAAATTCACAGCTTCATCCTGTTCCTATTGGCGTTGCTGGTGAAATTTATATAGGTGGTGACGGTATCGCCTTGGGTTATCTTAATCAGCCAGAACTAACCGCACAGAAATTTATCACTAACCCATTTAGTCACCAACCAACAGCACGCCTATATAAAACCGGAGATTTAGCTCAATACCGTGCAGATGGCAATATAGAATTTCTGGGAAGAATTGACCAACAAGTAAAAATTCGTGGCTATCGTATTGAACTAGGAGAGATTGAAGCCGCTTTAAAACAACATCCTCAAGTGCAAGAAGTTGTAGTTGTGGCCACAGAAGAAAATCCCCGCCTCATTGCCTATATAGTTAGTCATCAACAACCATCTCCCTCTAATAGTGAATTCCGCAGCTTTTTGCTGAAAAAGCTACCGGAATATATGCTACCTTCCACTTTTTTGATGTTGAAATCTTTGCCTGTATTACCTAATGGTAAAGTGGACTATAAAGCACTACCTAAACAGGTACAAATTCAACTTGAAGAAACATTTGTAGCTCCTCAGACTGAACTAGAGCAAATGATTAGCAATATCTGGCAAGAAGTGTTGCAAGTTGAAAAAGTAGGTATCAATCATAATTTTTTCGACCTCGGCGGTCATTCATTATTAATGGTACAGATTCATACAAAACTGCGTGCAACTTTAAACAGAGATATATCAATGGTTGAATTGTTTGAATGTCCCACAGTCAGCACCTTGGCAAAATATTTAAGCCAGCAACCACAAGAACAGCTTGCATTTGAACCAGACTCCGACTCAGTTGCAGCCCGCCGACAATCGAACCAGCAACAAAGACAACTCAGACAAAACCATCGAGCAACAATGCAATAG
- a CDS encoding type I polyketide synthase, with amino-acid sequence MNNSDTFNYLDEIAIIGMSGCFPGAKNIDEFWQNLRDGVESISFFTEEELVSSGVDIKELNQPNYVKAKAIIEDVDLFDAAFFEFSPKEAEITDPQHRLFLEQAWTALENAGYDSKTYPGQIGVYAGVGMDTYFLFNLYPNRQLLEESVGKFRTLIGNRGDFLPTLVSYKLNLKGPSVNVQTACSTSLVAVHFACQSLLNGESDIALAGGVLINMPHKAGYLYQEGSILSPDGHCRAFDAKAQGTLTGNGVGVVVLKLLKNAIADGDYIHAVIKSSAINNDGSFKVGYTAPSVDGQAKVIAEALSISGINPETISYIETHGTGTNLGDPIEIAALTKCFRASTQKKNFCAIGSVKTNIGHLDAAAGIAGLIKTVLALKHKQIPPSLHFEQPNPQIDFANSPFYVNAQLSDWKTNSIPRRAGVSSFGIGGTNAHVILEEAPLQVKSCRDAINRVCTKVKSEYLLLCLSAKTATALETAITNLAKYFQQNPDLNLADVAYTLSVGRRAFAYRRFIVAKNIEDAIQDLIIKEPQDFTHCQELDNNSVVFMFPGQGSQYVNMGRELYKTEQIFQEQIDYCAEFLKPHLGLDLRTLLYPQDEYQEVATQQLQQTSITQPALFVVEYALAKLWMDWGVRPSAMIGHSIGEYVAACIAGVFSLEDALILVATRGRLMQQLPGGAMLAVPLSELELKPLLAENLCLAATNSPTNCVVSGTFKAINNLQNRLTEEGVEYRLLHTSHAFHSQMMDSILEPFQEQISKVNLNSPKIPIISNLTGTWITPTEATDPNYWVRHLRETVRFSEGISVLLQQPNQILLEVGPGRTLSSFARQHSNQITQQIIISSLRHPKIQSSDVSFLLDALGQLWLAGVSVKWSKFYAHKKHHRIPLPSYPFERQKYWIEATSKSVNKNHLQETENSTKPEFKNTNIPEIQLTDTPEYFDNYLAEIIAQQMEIMSQQLELLQSIKE; translated from the coding sequence ATGAATAACTCCGATACATTTAATTACCTCGATGAAATAGCCATTATTGGTATGTCAGGTTGTTTCCCTGGAGCCAAAAATATTGATGAATTTTGGCAAAATTTGCGAGATGGTGTAGAGTCAATTTCTTTTTTTACTGAAGAAGAATTAGTATCTTCAGGAGTAGATATCAAGGAGTTGAATCAGCCCAATTATGTCAAAGCCAAAGCAATAATAGAAGATGTAGATTTATTTGACGCTGCATTTTTTGAATTTTCTCCAAAAGAAGCCGAAATCACAGATCCGCAACACCGCCTATTCCTTGAACAGGCTTGGACTGCTCTAGAAAATGCTGGCTACGACTCCAAAACCTACCCAGGACAAATTGGAGTTTATGCAGGTGTGGGAATGGACACTTACTTTTTGTTTAATCTATATCCCAACCGCCAATTACTAGAGGAATCAGTAGGTAAATTTCGCACTTTAATTGGTAATCGAGGAGACTTTTTACCGACCCTTGTCTCTTACAAATTAAACTTGAAAGGGCCCAGCGTTAACGTGCAAACTGCCTGTTCTACTTCATTAGTAGCAGTTCATTTTGCCTGTCAAAGCTTACTCAACGGCGAAAGCGATATTGCTCTGGCTGGTGGCGTGTTGATCAATATGCCACACAAAGCTGGTTATCTTTATCAGGAAGGGAGCATTCTTTCCCCCGACGGACATTGCCGTGCTTTTGATGCCAAAGCCCAAGGAACTCTTACTGGCAATGGTGTAGGCGTTGTAGTATTAAAACTATTAAAAAATGCGATCGCAGATGGCGATTATATCCATGCTGTGATTAAAAGTTCAGCTATTAATAATGATGGTTCTTTCAAAGTTGGTTACACTGCACCAAGTGTAGATGGACAAGCAAAAGTTATTGCTGAAGCTCTTTCCATCTCTGGAATTAACCCTGAAACTATCAGTTATATAGAAACTCATGGCACAGGCACAAACCTTGGCGACCCGATTGAAATTGCTGCATTAACCAAATGTTTCCGTGCTAGCACTCAAAAAAAGAATTTCTGCGCCATTGGTTCAGTCAAAACAAATATTGGACACTTAGATGCAGCAGCTGGTATTGCTGGTTTAATCAAAACTGTTTTGGCACTCAAGCACAAACAAATACCACCCAGCTTGCATTTTGAACAACCCAATCCTCAAATTGATTTTGCCAACAGTCCCTTCTATGTGAATGCTCAATTATCTGATTGGAAAACAAATAGCATTCCCCGACGCGCTGGGGTGAGTTCTTTTGGTATTGGGGGAACAAATGCCCATGTGATTTTGGAAGAAGCACCATTACAAGTCAAAAGTTGCAGAGACGCGATTAATCGCGTCTGTACAAAAGTCAAAAGTGAATATTTACTATTGTGCTTATCAGCCAAAACTGCTACAGCCTTGGAAACTGCCATAACTAATTTAGCTAAATATTTTCAGCAAAATCCAGATTTAAATTTGGCTGATGTTGCTTATACATTAAGTGTAGGTCGTCGTGCATTTGCATATCGCCGATTTATAGTTGCAAAAAATATTGAAGATGCAATCCAAGATTTAATAATTAAAGAACCACAAGATTTTACCCACTGCCAAGAATTAGATAATAACTCTGTAGTTTTTATGTTTCCTGGTCAAGGTTCCCAGTATGTAAACATGGGAAGGGAACTCTATAAAACAGAGCAAATTTTTCAAGAACAAATTGATTATTGTGCCGAGTTTCTTAAACCTCATTTAGGTCTAGATTTGCGGACATTACTATATCCGCAAGACGAATATCAAGAAGTAGCAACACAGCAATTACAACAAACTTCTATTACTCAACCAGCGTTATTTGTTGTTGAGTACGCCTTAGCTAAATTGTGGATGGACTGGGGAGTGCGTCCTTCAGCAATGATTGGTCACAGCATTGGGGAATATGTAGCGGCTTGTATTGCTGGTGTGTTCTCTTTAGAAGATGCCTTAATACTGGTTGCTACCAGAGGGCGGTTGATGCAACAACTACCAGGCGGTGCTATGCTTGCAGTGCCACTATCAGAACTAGAACTTAAGCCTCTATTAGCTGAAAATCTCTGTCTAGCTGCTACAAATAGTCCAACTAACTGTGTAGTTTCTGGTACGTTCAAGGCAATTAATAATTTACAAAATAGATTGACTGAGGAAGGCGTAGAGTATCGTCTTTTACATACTTCCCATGCTTTTCATTCCCAGATGATGGACTCAATTTTAGAGCCATTCCAAGAACAAATTAGCAAAGTTAACCTGAATTCTCCAAAAATTCCCATAATATCTAACCTCACTGGCACTTGGATAACTCCAACCGAAGCCACAGATCCAAATTACTGGGTAAGACATTTAAGAGAAACAGTACGCTTTAGTGAAGGAATTTCGGTATTGTTGCAACAGCCAAATCAAATATTATTAGAAGTCGGCCCAGGACGGACATTAAGTAGTTTTGCCAGACAGCATTCAAATCAAATTACTCAACAAATTATTATTTCTTCTTTACGTCATCCTAAAATTCAATCGTCAGATGTATCTTTTTTACTTGATGCATTAGGTCAACTTTGGCTAGCTGGTGTATCAGTGAAGTGGTCAAAGTTTTATGCTCATAAAAAACATCATCGTATCCCCTTACCAAGCTATCCTTTTGAGCGACAAAAATATTGGATTGAAGCTACTAGTAAATCAGTTAATAAAAATCATCTTCAGGAAACGGAAAATTCAACAAAACCAGAGTTTAAAAATACAAATATTCCCGAAATACAATTAACAGACACCCCAGAATATTTTGACAATTACTTGGCAGAAATAATAGCTCAACAAATGGAAATAATGTCTCAACAGTTAGAATTATTGCAATCAATCAAAGAATAA